A genome region from Cognatishimia activa includes the following:
- a CDS encoding Trm112 family protein — translation MSDTPSFDPHMLEALICPRTQSTLEYDAEAQELVSRKAGLAFPIRNGIPIMLVGEARELDD, via the coding sequence ATGAGCGACACGCCGTCTTTTGACCCGCATATGCTAGAGGCTTTGATCTGCCCGCGCACGCAAAGCACCTTGGAATATGATGCCGAGGCGCAGGAATTGGTGTCGCGCAAAGCGGGTCTGGCCTTTCCGATCCGCAATGGCATTCCGATTATGTTGGTCGGCGAAGCGCGCGAGTTGGACGATTAA
- a CDS encoding amidase: MFEWLKMSAAQLGREIGDGAIDPVALAQAFLGAIDSSDHKDRIYARATYDRAMAEAEAAAERARAGERLSPLDGVPVSWKDLFDTEGVATESGSALLKDRVPTVDAKVLQTATSLGLVCLGKTHMSELAFSGLGYNPITATPPCINNKNAVPGGSSSGAAASVAFDLAPMAIGSDTGGSVRIPSAWNDLVGLKTTWGRLDDTGTVPLCKKFDTIGPLCRTVEDAALALAMLEGGVPADLRNASLKGRRFAIIDTVGMEDLRDGPARGFEYAVDVLRDAGASVVHIEVPELERAMALSGVLFTTEAYGLWRDAIEANPDAMFAEIRDRFRAGGQFSGADYVSAWDELNAIREVWHSRTAGFDAVICPTSPILPPEVHRLETDKDYYVQENLMALRNTRIGNLMGLCGVTLPTGVPSCGIMFLGAPFEEERLLRVTAAAEAALAAAG, from the coding sequence ATGTTTGAGTGGCTCAAGATGAGTGCTGCGCAGTTGGGGCGTGAAATTGGCGACGGGGCGATTGATCCGGTGGCGCTGGCGCAGGCGTTTTTGGGGGCGATTGACAGCAGTGACCACAAGGATCGGATCTATGCGCGCGCGACCTATGATCGCGCGATGGCCGAGGCCGAAGCAGCTGCGGAGCGGGCGCGGGCAGGGGAACGGCTGTCGCCGCTGGATGGGGTGCCTGTCAGTTGGAAAGATCTGTTTGATACCGAGGGCGTTGCGACCGAGTCCGGATCGGCTTTGTTGAAAGATCGCGTGCCGACCGTGGACGCCAAGGTGTTGCAGACGGCGACGTCTCTGGGCCTTGTGTGTCTGGGCAAGACGCATATGTCCGAGCTGGCGTTTTCGGGACTTGGGTACAATCCCATCACCGCGACTCCGCCTTGTATCAATAACAAAAACGCCGTGCCCGGGGGGTCGTCGTCAGGTGCGGCGGCTTCTGTGGCCTTTGACCTCGCGCCTATGGCGATTGGGTCTGATACCGGAGGGTCGGTGCGGATTCCGTCGGCTTGGAATGATCTGGTGGGGCTCAAGACGACTTGGGGGCGGTTGGATGACACTGGCACTGTGCCGCTGTGCAAAAAATTCGACACGATCGGTCCTCTTTGCCGCACGGTCGAAGACGCAGCTCTGGCTTTGGCCATGCTTGAAGGTGGCGTTCCGGCGGACCTGCGCAATGCCAGCCTGAAAGGGCGGCGGTTTGCGATCATCGACACGGTTGGCATGGAGGACTTGCGCGATGGCCCGGCGCGCGGGTTTGAATATGCCGTAGATGTCCTGCGGGATGCAGGGGCGAGCGTGGTGCATATCGAAGTGCCTGAACTCGAACGCGCTATGGCGTTGTCGGGCGTCTTGTTTACCACAGAGGCGTATGGGCTTTGGCGGGACGCAATCGAGGCCAATCCGGATGCTATGTTCGCGGAAATTCGCGACCGGTTCCGTGCCGGTGGGCAGTTTTCGGGCGCTGATTATGTGAGCGCATGGGATGAGTTGAACGCCATCCGCGAGGTCTGGCACAGTCGCACGGCCGGATTTGATGCGGTGATCTGTCCGACGTCTCCGATCCTGCCACCCGAGGTGCATCGGCTTGAGACCGACAAGGATTACTACGTGCAGGAAAACCTGATGGCGCTGCGCAATACGCGGATTGGCAATCTGATGGGGCTCTGTGGGGTTACCCTGCCAACCGGCGTGCCAAGCTGTGGGATCATGTTCCTAGGGGCACCTTTTGAGGAAGAGCGCTTGCTGAGGGTGACTGCTGCGGCTGAAGCGGCGCTGGCGGCAGCGGGCTAA
- a CDS encoding FAD-dependent monooxygenase: MTHDFDILIAGGGLNGPALALGLAQAGFSVAIVDARPQTARASDNFDGRGYALALASKRLLNAIGVWDSVAADTQPMLDIKVSDGRAGEGPSPFFLHFDHNEIEEGPMGFMCEDRFLYRAFQTALAKADGITQINEDSVFDQETTAVGVQVTLASGKTLSAKLLVGCDGKQSSVAMRAGIKRTGWAYGQTALVCAIQHELPHNGVAHQFFMPPGPLAILPLPGNRSSIVWSETAENAAAIHALSDEDYLAVLRPRFGDFLGEISLAGARFTYPLGLSVANDFVAPRVALVGDAAHGLHPIAGQGLNAGLRDVAALVEVLSDAKSRGEDFAAIDVLERYQQWRRFDTSTLVAATDLTNKLFSNDNPLLRMGRDIGMGVVNAIPGLRRTFIREAAGLTGDLPRLMR; the protein is encoded by the coding sequence ATGACGCATGATTTCGATATCCTCATCGCTGGTGGAGGCCTAAACGGCCCTGCCCTCGCCCTCGGCCTTGCCCAAGCTGGGTTTTCTGTGGCCATCGTGGATGCACGGCCCCAAACGGCGCGTGCTTCGGATAATTTCGACGGGCGTGGCTATGCGCTGGCTTTGGCCTCAAAACGCCTGCTGAATGCCATCGGTGTTTGGGACAGCGTCGCGGCGGATACACAGCCCATGCTTGATATCAAAGTCAGCGACGGGCGCGCAGGCGAAGGCCCCTCGCCATTCTTTCTGCATTTTGATCACAATGAAATCGAAGAAGGCCCTATGGGCTTTATGTGCGAAGACCGCTTCCTCTATCGCGCCTTTCAGACGGCTTTGGCGAAGGCAGACGGGATCACTCAGATCAACGAAGATTCGGTCTTTGATCAAGAGACTACGGCAGTCGGCGTTCAGGTCACATTGGCCTCTGGCAAAACACTTTCGGCGAAATTGCTTGTTGGATGTGATGGCAAACAAAGTAGTGTTGCCATGCGCGCGGGCATAAAACGCACCGGATGGGCCTATGGCCAAACAGCTCTGGTCTGCGCGATCCAGCACGAACTGCCCCACAACGGCGTCGCACATCAATTCTTTATGCCGCCCGGCCCTCTGGCGATCCTGCCTTTGCCTGGCAACCGCAGCTCGATCGTCTGGTCGGAAACCGCTGAAAACGCAGCCGCCATCCATGCGCTCAGCGACGAGGATTACCTCGCGGTCCTGCGGCCTCGTTTTGGCGATTTCCTCGGAGAAATTTCCCTTGCGGGCGCGCGGTTCACCTATCCGCTGGGCTTGAGTGTGGCCAATGATTTCGTCGCCCCCCGCGTGGCCTTGGTCGGAGACGCGGCCCACGGGTTACACCCCATCGCAGGTCAGGGCCTCAACGCAGGTCTGCGCGATGTCGCGGCTTTGGTCGAGGTCCTAAGCGACGCCAAGTCCCGAGGCGAGGACTTTGCGGCGATTGACGTTTTGGAGCGTTACCAACAGTGGCGGCGTTTTGACACATCCACCCTCGTGGCCGCCACGGACCTCACGAACAAGCTGTTTTCAAACGACAATCCATTGCTGCGTATGGGTCGTGATATCGGAATGGGGGTCGTGAACGCAATCCCCGGCCTACGTCGCACTTTCATTCGCGAAGCTGCAGGCCTCACCGGAGACCTGCCACGTCTGATGCGTTAA
- a CDS encoding aminotransferase class I/II-fold pyridoxal phosphate-dependent enzyme, with protein MFPERFSNLPAYAFPRLRALLDSHEPGGPIVHMTIGEPKHAFPDWIKDVLAENMAGFNKYPPNDGSPELLTSIADWIDRRFSVKVDPNGQIMVLNGTREGLYNAAMALCPETKNGAKPVILTPNPFYQVYMIAGISVGADIEFVPAAAENGFLPDYASLPAEVLDRTAIAYICSPSNPQGAVASEAYLRDLIALAEKHDFQIFADECYSEIYRDVPPKGALEVAKDMGAAPERVLIFHSLSKRSNLPGLRSGFVAGGPESIKRIKQLRAYSGAPLPLPLQRVAEKVWADEAHVEENRRLYAEKFDIADQIFQGLPGYLSPQAGFFLWLPVEDGEAAALKLWKETGIRVLPGAYLSRDVNGENPGKTYIRVALVAPIKDVEAALRTLRDCLYKED; from the coding sequence ATGTTTCCCGAGCGGTTTTCGAACCTTCCGGCTTATGCGTTCCCGCGTCTGCGCGCGCTATTGGATTCCCATGAACCTGGGGGCCCCATTGTCCATATGACAATCGGCGAACCCAAACACGCCTTCCCTGATTGGATCAAAGACGTGCTGGCCGAGAATATGGCTGGCTTTAACAAATATCCGCCCAATGATGGCTCGCCCGAGCTGTTGACTTCGATTGCCGATTGGATTGATCGTCGGTTTTCCGTGAAGGTTGATCCGAACGGTCAAATTATGGTGCTGAACGGCACGCGTGAAGGGTTGTACAACGCGGCGATGGCGCTGTGTCCTGAAACCAAGAATGGCGCGAAGCCCGTCATTCTGACGCCGAACCCGTTTTATCAGGTCTATATGATCGCAGGGATCTCTGTTGGTGCGGATATCGAATTTGTGCCAGCGGCTGCTGAAAACGGGTTCTTGCCGGATTATGCGAGTCTGCCCGCCGAGGTGCTCGACCGTACGGCCATCGCCTATATCTGTTCGCCCTCAAATCCTCAGGGTGCGGTCGCGAGCGAAGCCTATTTGCGCGATCTGATCGCTCTGGCCGAGAAGCATGATTTCCAGATCTTTGCGGATGAATGCTATTCCGAGATTTACCGCGACGTGCCACCGAAAGGCGCGCTTGAGGTCGCCAAGGACATGGGTGCCGCTCCAGAACGGGTTTTGATTTTTCATTCGCTGTCCAAACGCAGCAACCTACCGGGCCTGCGCTCTGGCTTTGTGGCGGGTGGCCCCGAGAGTATCAAACGCATCAAACAACTGCGCGCTTATTCGGGCGCTCCTCTGCCCCTGCCATTGCAGCGCGTCGCAGAGAAGGTCTGGGCAGACGAAGCCCATGTCGAAGAAAACCGCCGTCTGTACGCGGAAAAATTCGACATCGCAGATCAGATTTTCCAGGGGCTGCCGGGCTATCTAAGCCCTCAGGCAGGATTTTTCCTCTGGTTGCCCGTCGAAGACGGCGAAGCCGCGGCCCTAAAGCTGTGGAAAGAGACCGGCATCCGCGTGCTTCCGGGCGCGTATCTGAGCCGGGACGTGAACGGGGAGAACCCCGGTAAAACCTATATAAGGGTCGCCTTGGTGGCCCCAATAAAAGACGTCGAAGCCGCGCTGAGAACGCTGCGCGACTGTCTTTATAAAGAAGATTGA